Proteins encoded within one genomic window of Humulus lupulus chromosome 1, drHumLupu1.1, whole genome shotgun sequence:
- the LOC133812890 gene encoding uncharacterized protein LOC133812890 — MLRLTSKRILQGLASRSAQSPAVQVLPRHYHERVVDHYNNPRNVGSFDKTDPTVGTGLVGAPACGDVMKLQIKVDESTGKIVDACFKTFGCGSAIASSSVATEWVKGKQMEEVLTIKNTEIAKHLSLPPVKLHCSMLAEDAIKAAVKDYEAKRGTNSKASSEAVHLEKAADA; from the exons ATGTTGAGGCTAACGTCCAAGAGAATTCTACAAGGTCTAGCTTCACGGTCGGCGCAGTCGCCGGCCGTCCAGGTCCTGCCACGTCACTACCACGAGAGGGTCGTCGACCACTACAACAATCCCCGGAATGTTGGATCGTTTGACAAGACTGATCCGACCGTTGGGACTGGCCTCGTTGGAGCACCAGCGTGTGGCGATGTCATGAAGCTTCAAATCAAGGTCGACGAGAGCACGGGCAAGATTGTCGATGCCTGCTTCAAGACCTTCGGCTGTGGATCAGCTATCGCCTCTTCCTCTGTCG CTACTGAATGGGTGAAGGGCAAACAAATGGAGGAAGTCCTGACCATTAAAAACAC AGAAATTGCGAAGCATCTGTCACTCCCTCCAGTTAAGCTACACTGTAGCATGCTCGCCGAGGATGCTATCAAGGCAGCTGTTAAAGACTACGAAGCTAAGCGCGGTACCAACTCTAAGGCCAGTTCAGAGGCAGTGCATCTTGAGAAGGCAGCGGATGCTTGA
- the LOC133812885 gene encoding protein EARLY-RESPONSIVE TO DEHYDRATION 7, chloroplastic-like, with product MASENPRYRNSMYPEVIRSNPDDPTIRNPNPNPNPNSSSSSSNLYPTIDMRDLVENLFTEPSAPTAPPEAVEEVIVRIPGAILHLIDKHYSVELASGDFTVVHLRQGDNIVAVLARVGDEIQWPLARDEAAVKLDDSHYFFSLRTPREHGSESDSDSGDEDRGRKGKTAADDADNLLNYGLTIASKGQERLVKELDGILQHYSCFSVHEVSEKAKKGSEVLDGSVALETSPADLKKEKKTKELMKDRSAAYWTTLAPNVEDYSGTAAKLIAAGSGQVIRGILWCGDVTVDRLKWGNEVMKRRMSLKEEKEISPETMRRIKRVKKMTKMTEKVANGVLSGVVKVSGFFTSSVANSKVGKKFFGLLPGEIILASLDGFSKVCDAVEVSGKNVMSTSSTVTTELVSQRYGKEAAKATNEGLDAAGHAIGTAWTAFKIRKAFNPKSVLKPTTLAKAAAKTAASEVKKSKKKNSK from the exons ATGGCTTCCGAAAACCCTAGATACAGAAACTCCATGTACCCGGAGGTCATCCGGTCAAATCCCGATGATCCTACTATTcgaaacccaaacccaaacccaaaccctAATTCTTCTTCCTCGTCTTCGAATCTCTACCCCACGATCGACATGAGAGACCTCGTCGAGAATCTATTCACCGAACCCTCCGCACCTACGGCTCCACCGGAAGCTGTTGAAGAGGTCATCGTCAGAATTCCCGGCGCCATTCTTCATCTCATCGATAAGCATTACAGCGTGGAGCTCGCTTCCGGCGATTTCACCGTGGTTCATCTTCGTCAGGGGGATAATATCGTTGCCGTTCTCGCACGCGTCGGCGATGAGATCCAATGGCCCTTGGCCAGGGACGAGGCCGCCGTGAAACTCGATGATTCGCATTACTTCTTCTCGCTTCGGACCCCGAGGGAGCACGGTTCGGAATCTGATTCAGATTCGGGGGACGAGGATCGTGGTCGGAAGGGGAAAACTGCTGCTGATGATGCTGATAATTTGTTGAATTACGGGTTGACGATCGCGTCGAAGGGGCAAGAGCGGTTGGTGAAGGAGTTGGATGGAATTTTGCAGCATTACAGTTGCTTTTCTGTGCATGAGGTTTCGGAGAAGGCGAAAAAGGGGTCGGAGGTTTTGGACGGGTCGGTGGCCCTGGAGACCTCGCCGGCGGATttaaagaaggagaagaagacaAAGGAGTTGATGAAAGATCGGAGTGCGGCGTACTGGACCACTCTGGCTCCCAACGTAGAAGACTATAGCGGCACTGCGGCGAAGCTCATTGCTGCTGGGTCGGGGCAAGTGATCAGGGGGATTTTGTGGTGTGGCGATGTGACGGTGGATAGGCTTAAATGGGGGAACGAAGTTATGAAAAGAAGAATGAGTCTGAAAGAGGAGAAGGAGATTAGTCCGGAAACCATGAGGAGGATTAAAAG GGTCAAGAAGATGACCAAAATGACAGAGAAAGTAGCAAATGGAGTCCTTTCAGGGGTTGTGAAAGTATCTGGATTCTTTACGAGTTCAGTGGCAAACTCAAAAGTGGGCAAGAAATTTTTTGGCCTTCTTCCTGGGGAAATTATACTTGCGTCACTGGATGGCTTTA GCAAGGTCTGTGATGCTGTGGAAGTATCTGGAAAAAATGTCATGTCAACATCTTCAACTGTAACTACTGAACTGGTCTCCCAAAG GTATGGGAAAGAAGCAGCCAAGGCAACAAATGAAGGACTTGATGCTGCTGGACATGCCATAGGGACCGCATGGACTGCCTTTAAAATCCGAAAGGCATTCAACCCAAAAAGTGTTCTTAAACCTACTACTTTAGCAAAAGCTGCTGCTAAAACCGCAGCTTCTGAAGTGAAAAAATCTAAGAAAAAGAATTCAAAGTAA
- the LOC133812886 gene encoding alpha-mannosidase: protein MSKLGPLSSLLQCLLVAFLVRSYVVCGSFVKYDTKGVVVQGKLNVHLVPHSHDDVGWLKTVDQYYVGSNNSIQGACVENTLDSVVESLLRDPNRKFVFAEMAFFQRWWLEQSSYKQEQVKKLVDAGQLEFINGGWCMHDEATTHYIDMVDQTTLGHYYIKTQFNKVPRAGWQIDPFGHSAVQAYLLGAELGFESVHFARIDYQDRAKRKGDKSLEVIWRGSKTFGSSSQIFTNAFPIHYSPPDGFHFEVSDDFVPVQDNPNLFDFNVQRRVQDFIDAAIIQANVTRTNHIMWTMGDDFQYQYAESWFKQMDKLIHYVNKDGRVNALYSTPSKYTDAKYAANETWPLKTDDYFPYADSKNAYWTGYFTSRPGLKRYVRLLSGYYLAARQLEFLVGKRPSGPNTFGLGDALGIAQHHDAVTGTAKQHTTDDYAKRLAIGASEAEIVVNSALSCLAKNKPGDQCGGKELKFSQCQLLNISYCPPTEEDIPEGKSLVVVAYNPLGWPRTDIVKIPVNDVNLVVKDSSGNTIKAQYVSLDNVTKNLRKFYAQAYLGQSPKQAPKYWLHFQVSVPPLGWNTYFVSKASNTVNRHLLSKIKIPQNDTVEVGPGDLKLTFSSTSGQLKRMYNSKTEVDVPIQQSYLWYGSSTGDSDDSQASGAYIFRPNGAPPTVVSRSVPLKVIRGALVDEIHQEFNSWIYQVTRLYKDKEHAEVEFTIGPIPTDDGVGKEVITRLTANMETNKVFYTDSNGRDFLKRVRDYREDWSLSVTQPVAGNYYPLNLGIFMADKKSELSVLVDRATGGASIADGQLELMLHRRMIQDDSRGVGEALDETVCVKDTCEGLTVRGNYYVSINKLGAGAHWRRKTGQEVYSPLLLAFTHEKVEDWKASYSTKKSSSDSNYSLPPNVALITLQELDDKSVLLRLAHLYEAGEDPHYSKLATVELKKIFARKTIKEVKEVSLSANQEKSKMKKMAWKVKENDSKRHQTTPVRGGPLSSSTLVVELGPMEIRTFLLKF from the exons ATGAGCAAGCTTGGTCCTTTGAGCTCTCTTTTGCAGTGTCTCTTGGTGGCTTTTCTGGTGAGGAGTTATGTCGTTTGTGGAAGTTTTGTCAAGTACGACACTAAGGGTGTTGTCGTTCAGGGGAAGTTGAATGTTCATTTGGTACCTCATTCTCATGATGATGTGGGTTGGTTGAAGACCGTTGACCAGTACTATGTTGGATCCAACAACAGCATTCAG GGAGCTTGTGTTGAGAATACACTGGACTCAGTTGTGGAATCCTTGCTTCGTGACCCAAATAGGAAATTTGTATTTGCTGAGATG GCGTTTTTCCAACGATGGTGGCTAGAACAAAGCTCATATAAACAAGAACAAGTGAAGAAACTTGTGGATGCTGGGCAATTGGAGTTCAT AAATGGTGGTTGGTGCATGCATGACGAAGCAACCACACATTATATTGACATGGTTGACCAAACGACACTAGGCCATTATTACATAAAAACACAGTTCAACAAGGTTCCTCGAGCTGGGTGGCAAATTGACCCTTTTGGACACTCTGCAGTACAAGCTTACCTACTTGGTGCTGAG CTTGGGTTTGAGTCTGTACATTTTGCAAGGATTGATTATCAGGATAGAGCAAAGCGCAAGGGAGATAAATCGCTCGAAGTTATATGGCGCGGGTCCAAAACTTTTGGTTCTTCTTCTCAG ATTTTTACCAATGCCTTTCCAATTCACTATAGTCCTCCCGATGGTTTTCATTTCGAAGTGTCTGATGACTTTGTCCCTGTCCAG GATAATCCTAATCTTTTTGACTTCAATGTTCAAAGGCGGGTTCAAGATTTTATTGATGCTGCCATAATCCAA GCAAATGTGACTAGGACAAACCACATCATGTGGACAATGGGTGATGATTTCCAGTACCAGTATGCCGAGTCATGGTttaagcaaatggacaagttgattCACTATGTTAACAAG GATGGTCGAGTTAATGCTTTGTATTCAACACCATCTAAGTACACTGATGCTAAATATGCAGCAAATGAGACATGGCCACTGAAAACTGATGATTATTTTCC GTATGCAGATAGCAAAAATGCTTATTGGACTGGATACTTTACTAGCCGCCCAGGTCTAAAGCGATATGTCCGTTTGCTGAGCGGATATTATTTG GCGGCAAGGCAACTTGAATTCCTGGTGGGAAAGCGACCCTCGGGTCCCAACACTTTTGGCCTTGGAGATGCTTTAGGCATTGCACAGCACCATGATGCTGTGACTGGTACTGCTAAACAACACACAACAGATGACTATGCAAAGCGCCTGGCCATTGGTGCCTCTGAG GCAGAAATTGTGGTCAATTCTGCTCTTTCTTGCCTAGCCAAGAATAAACCAGGAGATCAATGTGGAGGGAAGGAATTGAAATTTTCCCAG TGCCAATTACTCAATATCAGTTACTGCCCACCAACAGAGGAAGACATTCCAGAAGGGAAAAGTTTG GTTGTAGTGGCATATAATCCTCTTGGTTGGCCTCGTACCGACATTGTTAAAATACCG GTTAATGATGTCAATCTCGTTGTTAAAGATTCTTCAGGCAATACAATTAAGGCACAGTATGTAAGTTTAGACAATGTTACAAAGAACTTGAGAAAGTTCTATGCACAAGCTTACTTGGGACAATCACCAAAACAAGCTCCAAAGTATTGGCTTCATTTTCAAGTTTCTGTACCACCGCTTGGTTGGAATACTTACTTTGTCTCAAAGGCATCTAATACAG TAAACAGGCATTTACTCTCCAAGATAAAGATTCCACAAAATGATACCGTTGAAGTTGGGCCTGGAGATTTAAAGCTGACCTTTTCGTCTACCTCAGGACAACTAAAACGGATGTACAATTCTAAAACCGag GTTGATGTACCAATACAACAGAGCTATCTCTGGTATGGTTCAAGCACTGGTGATTCTGATGATTCTCAG GCTTCAGGGGCATATATTTTCCGGCCTAATGGGGCACCTCCAACTGTTGTTTCAAGATCA GTTCCACTAAAGGTCATTCGTGGAGCTTTAGTTGATGAGATTCACCAAGAGTTTAATTCATGGATCTATCAG GTTACCAGGCTTTACAAGGACAAAGAACATGCTGAAGTTGAATTCACA ATTGGTCCAATCCCCACAGATGACGGTGTTGGGAAAGAGGTCATCACGCGATTGACAGCGAATATGGAAACGAACAAAGTTTTCTACACTGATTCGAATGGAAGGGATTTTCTGAAACGA GTTCGAGATTATAGAGAAGATTGGTCTCTTTCAGTTACTCAGCCTGTAGCAGGAAACTATTACCCA CTTAATCTTGGAATTTTCATGGCGGATAAGAAATCTGAATTATCGGTATTAGTTGATCGTGCCACTGGGGGAGCCAGCATTGCAGATGGACAACTAGAGCTGATGCTGCACAG GCGCATGATCCAAGATGATTCTAGAGGAGTTGGTGAAGCCCTTGATGAGACAGTCTGTGTTAAAGATACGTGCGAAGGACTAACG GTGCGAGGAAATTATTATGTGAGCATCAACAAGCTTGGTGCCGGGGCACATTGGCGCCGAAAGACCGGCCAAGAAGTTTACTCACCACTTCTCTTAGCTTTCACACATGAG AAAGTTGAGGATTGGAAAGCTTCTTATTCAACCAAAAAGTCTAGCTCTGATTCAAATTATAGCTTGCCTCCTAATGTTGCTTTGATTACTCTTCAG GAGTTGGATGACAAAAGTGTTCTTCTTCGTCTCGCTCATCTATACGAG GCTGGTGAAGATCCTCATTACTCGAAATTGGCCACTGTCGAACTCAAGAAGATTTTCGCTCGAAAAACA ATAAAGGAGGTGAAGGAAGTGAGCTTGTCAGCTAACCAAGAGAAGTCaaagatgaagaaaatggcaTGGAAAGTGAAGGAAAACGACAGCAAAAGACACCAAACGACACCAGTTCGAGGTGGTCCTCTCAGCAGCTCAACTCTTGTGGTTGAGCTTGGTCCCATGGAAATACGCACTTTCTTATTGAAATTTTAG
- the LOC133812889 gene encoding thiosulfate sulfurtransferase 18-like isoform X2, whose protein sequence is MGSSGGAEEVSTIDVKTAKALINSDHTYLDVRTVEEFKKGHVESPKILNIPYLFNTPEGRVKNPEFLKEVSSACSKEDKIVVGCQSGVRSLSAAAEMKNAGFKTSINMGGGYLAWVENGFLTQKPKEEL, encoded by the exons ATGggaag CTCAGGAGGAGCAGAAGAAGTCTCCACCATTGATGTCAAAACAGCCAAGGCTCTAATCAATTCTGACCATACATATCTTGATGTTAG GACAGTGGAGGAGTTCAAAAAGGGTCATGTTGAATCACCCAAGATTCTCAATATTCCATATCTGTTTAACACACCAGAAG GTAGGGTGAAAAATCCAGAGTTCTTGAAGGAGGTTTCATCTGCTTGCAGCAAAGAAGATAAGATTGTTGTG GGTTGTCAAAGTGGGGTCAGATCTTTGTCTGCAGCTGCTGAAATGAAAAATGCT GGTTTTAAGACTTCAATCAACATGGGAGGAGGTTATCTTGCTTGGGTGGAGAATGGTTTTCTTACTCAAAAACCAAAAGAAGAGCTTTAG
- the LOC133812889 gene encoding thiosulfate sulfurtransferase 18-like isoform X1 — protein MGISWFGIILALALLFLVSSSGGAEEVSTIDVKTAKALINSDHTYLDVRTVEEFKKGHVESPKILNIPYLFNTPEGRVKNPEFLKEVSSACSKEDKIVVGCQSGVRSLSAAAEMKNAGFKTSINMGGGYLAWVENGFLTQKPKEEL, from the exons ATGGGTATTTCTTGGTTTGGTATTATTCTTGCTCTTGCTCTTCTTTTTCTGGTCTCAAGCTCAGGAGGAGCAGAAGAAGTCTCCACCATTGATGTCAAAACAGCCAAGGCTCTAATCAATTCTGACCATACATATCTTGATGTTAG GACAGTGGAGGAGTTCAAAAAGGGTCATGTTGAATCACCCAAGATTCTCAATATTCCATATCTGTTTAACACACCAGAAG GTAGGGTGAAAAATCCAGAGTTCTTGAAGGAGGTTTCATCTGCTTGCAGCAAAGAAGATAAGATTGTTGTG GGTTGTCAAAGTGGGGTCAGATCTTTGTCTGCAGCTGCTGAAATGAAAAATGCT GGTTTTAAGACTTCAATCAACATGGGAGGAGGTTATCTTGCTTGGGTGGAGAATGGTTTTCTTACTCAAAAACCAAAAGAAGAGCTTTAG
- the LOC133812888 gene encoding MLO-like protein 4 encodes MEKHVREGRSLSETPTWAFATVIAVMVSLGFFFQISLKRFGKWLDRTKRKSLFAALEKIKEELMLFGLLSLLMGHWIVVVAKICVKSSVLSSRFFPCGLEEIYAVNDALSSSSEFVNKSAFKKHFTTHDFCSEGHESFASYESLEQLHRSMFVLGITHVLYSFAAIALAMLKIYSWRVWENEAKAIATQTLEETPEALPKCARMRRMSTFIDHHTSHPWSQHGILVWLLCFSRQFWSSINRSDYMALRLGFITNHQLPLSYDFHNYMLRSMEEEFRDIVGISIPLWIYTICCIFLDFHGSNIYFWLSFFPAILILLIGTKLHRVVVKLAVEIMDRCPYMENHQFKLRDELFWFKRPKLLLHLIQLISFQNAFEMATFIWSLWEIKEPSCFMNNRKFIAIRLSFGVISQFWCSFITFPLYVIITQMGSRFKKTVISDNVRKSLLGWRRRVKARHTMSQTSTTPLIPSEAATSSSDSVMTESVRTGDDFATTSTEGSSAGSRIINLPHQRAEEGERTTYEINPENSDQLPSPYDIHSNEYEIRHRNVNNHDVISP; translated from the exons ATGGAGAAACACGTCAGGGAAGGAAGGTCTTTGTCTGAAACCCCAACATGGGCTTTCGCTACTGTGATCGCTGTAATGGTCTCTCTTGGGTTCTTCTTCCAAATTTCTCTAAAGCGGTTTGGAAAG TGGCTAGATAGGACTAAGAGAAAATCTCTTTTTGCAGCACTGGAAAAGATCAAAGAAG AGCTAATGCTTTTTGGGCTTTTATCACTGTTGATGGGTCATTGGATCGTTGTTGTGGCCAAGATTTGTGTTAAATCATCAGTTTTGAGTAGCCGATTTTTTCCTTGTGGATTAGAAGAAATTTATGCAGTTAATGATGCTCTCTCTTCAAGCTCCGAGTTTGTGAATAAGTCTGCTTTTAAAAAGCATTTTACAACTCATGATTTTTGTTCTGAG GGTCACGAATCGTTCGCCTCATACGAAAGTCTCGAACAGCTTCACCGTTCCATGTTTGTTCTTGGCATTACACATGTTTTATACAGCTTTGCTGCCATTGCTTTAGCCATGCTCAAG ATCTATAGCTGGAGAGTATGGGAAAATGAAGCTAAAGCTATAGCTACTCAGACCTTAGAAG AAACTCCAGAAGCTCTGCCAAAATGTGCAAGAATGAGGAGAATGTCTACTTTCATTGATCATCATACATCTCATCCATGGAGCCAGCATGGGATTCTAGTTTGGCTG CTTTGTTTCAGCCGCCAGTTTTGGAGTTCTATTAACCGATCTGACTACATGGCTTTGCGATTGGGCTTCATCACT AATCATCAACTTCCTTTGTCATATGATTTTCATAATTATATGCTTCGAAGCATGGAGGAAGAATTTCGTGACATCGTGGGCATCAG TATTCCTCTATGGATATACACCATATGCTGCATCTTTCTAGATTTTCATG GAAGCAATATTTATTTttggctttctttctttcctGCTATT TTGATCCTGCTCATCGGTACTAAACTTCACCGAGTGGTGGTAAAGTTAGCTGTTGAAATCATGGATCGCTGTCCATACATGGAAAATCACCAGTTTAAGCTGAGGGATGAGCTCTTTTGGTTTAAAAGACCTAAGCTTCTTTTGCACTTGATACAACTAATATCCTTCCAG AATGCATTTGAAATGGCTACTTTTATTTGGTCCCTG TGGGAAATCAAAGAGCCTTCTTGTTTCATGAACAACCGTAAATTTATTGCGATTCGCTTGTCATTTGG GGTGATATCCCAGTTCTGGTGCAGCTTCATCACATTCCCACTCTATGTTATCATAACTCAGATGGGTTCAAGGTTCAAGAAAACTGTAATATCTGATAATGTGAGAAAATCGCTGTTAGGGTGGCGAAGAAGAGTTAAAGCCAGGCATACCATGTCACAAACTAGTACTACTCCACTCATCCCGAGTGAAGCAGCAACTTCATCATCAGATTCTGTGATGACCGAGTCAGTCCGGACTGGTGATGACTTTGCCACAACTAGCACAGAAGGAAGCTCTGCAGGATCTCGCATTATCAATCTCCCACATCAGAGAGctgaagagggagagagaacaacTTATGAAATAAATCCTGAAAACTCAGACCAGTTACCATCACCTTATGATATTCATAGTAACGAGTATGAAATTAGACATCGTAATGTTAATAACCACGATGTAATATCTCCTTAA
- the LOC133812887 gene encoding 26S proteasome non-ATPase regulatory subunit 4 homolog, producing MVLEATMICIDNSEWMRNGDYSPSRIQAQADAVNLICGAKTQSNPENTVGVLTMAGKGVRVLVTPTSDLGKILACMHGLEIGGEMNLAAGIQVAQLALKHRQNKKQQQRIIVFAGSPIKHEKKILEMIGRKLKKNSVALDIVNFGEEDDGKNEKLEALLGSVNNNDTSHIVHVPPGPNVLSDVLISTPIFTGDGEGASFAAATAAAAAGGAGFDFGVDPNLDPELALALRVSMEEERARQEAAAKRAAEEATKEEKEGEQPSSSQDATMTERATIATSGADTKAADLTDDENALLQQALAMSMDDPASGHDARDTDMPEAAADDPELALALQLSVQESAKDSSNQADMGKLLADQSFVSSILASLPGVDPNDPSVKDLLASMQSQSEGDQKKSEDKESKEDDK from the exons ATGGTGCTCGAG GCGACGATGATCTGTATCGACAATTCGGAATGGATGCGTAACGGTGATTATTCCCCTTCTAGGATTCAAGCTCAGGCCGATGCTGTTAACCTTATTTGTGGAGCTAAAACCCAG TCTAACCCAGAGAACACAGTGGGAGTTCTCACAATGGCTGGGAAAGGGGTTCGTGTTTTGGTGACTCCAACTAGTGATCTTGGCAAGATTCTAGCTTGCATGCATG GTTTAGAAATAGGTGGTGAGATGAATCTGGCTGCTGGAATCCAGGTGGCTCAGTTGGCTCTCAAGCATCGGCAGAACAAGAAGCAGCAACAAAGAATTATTGTCTTTGCTGGAAG TCCCATAAAACATGAAAAAAAGATTTTAGAAATGATTGGAAGGAAGTTAAAAAAGAATAGTGTAGCACTAGATATTGTTAATTTTGGTGAAGAAGATGATGGAAAGAATGAGAAGCTAGAGGCACTTCTTGGTTCTGTTAACAACAATGACACCAGTCATATTGTTCATGTTCCACCTGGTCCAAATGTTCTGTCTGATGTGCTTATTAG TACTCCCATCTTCACTGGGGATGGGGAAGGTGCAAGTTTTGCAGCAGCAACTGCTGCAGCTGCAGCTGGAGGTGCTGGTTTTGATTTTGGAGTGGATCCCAACCTAGATCCAGAGCTGGCGCTTGCTCTTAGAGTTTCAATGGAAGAAGAGAGAGCTAGGCAGGAGGCAGCTGCTAAAAGGGCTGCAGAGGAGGCAACTAAGGAAGAGAAAGAGGGGGAACAACCATCCAGCTCACAGGATGCAACTATGACAGAGCGTGCCACCATTGCAACTTCTGGAGCTGACACTAAGGCAGCTGATTTAACG GACGATGAGAATGCTCTACTGCAGCAGGCCCTTGCAATGTCAATGGATGACCCTGCATCTGGCCATGATGCGCGAGACACAGATATGCCAGAGGCAGCTGCAGATGACCCAGAATTGGCCCTAG CTCTTCAATTGTCGGTGCAGGAAAGTGCAAAGGATTCCTCTAACCAGGCAGATATGGGCAAATTGCTGGCTGACCAGTCCTTTGTGTCTTCCATCCTTGCCTCT CTTCCGGGAGTTGATCCAAACGATCCTTCAGTTAAAGATTTGCTGGCTTCCATGCAAAGCCAATCAGAg GGTGACCAGAAGAAAAGTGAAGACAAAGAATCAAAAGAAGATGATAAATGA